From a single Mus caroli chromosome X, CAROLI_EIJ_v1.1, whole genome shotgun sequence genomic region:
- the Btk gene encoding tyrosine-protein kinase BTK: protein MAAVILESIFLKRSQQKKKTSPLNFKKRLFLLTVHKLSYYEYDFERGRRGSKKGSIDVEKITCVETVIPEKNPPPERQIPRRGEESSEMEQISIIERFPYPFQVVYDEGPLYVFSPTEELRKRWIHQLKNVIRYNSDLVQKYHPCFWIDGQYLCCSQTAKNAMGCQILENRNGSLKPGSSHRKTKKPLPPTPEEDQILKKPLPPEPTAAPISTIELKKVVALYDYMPMNANDLQLRKGEEYFILEESNLPWWRARDKNGQEGYIPSNYVTEAEDSIEMYEWYSKHMTRSQAEQLLKQEGKEGGFIVRDSSKAGKYTVSVFAKSTGEPQGVIRHYVVCSTPQSQYYLAEKHLFSTIPELINYHQHNSAGLISRLKYPVSKQNKNAPSTAGLGYGSWEIDPKDLTFLKELGTGQFGVVKYGKWRGQYDVAIKMIREGSMSEDEFIEEAKVMMNLSHEKLVQLYGVCTKQRPIFIITEYMANGCLLNYLREMRHRFQTQQLLEMCKDVCEAMEYLESKQFLHRDLAARNCLVNDQGVVKVSDFGLSRYVLDDEYTSSVGSKFPVRWSPPEVLMYSKFSSKSDIWAFGVLMWEIYSLGKMPYERFTNSETAEHIAQGLRLYRPHLASERVYTIMYSCWHEKADERPSFKILLSNILDVMDEES from the exons atGGCTGCAGTGATACTGGAGAGCATCTTTCTGAAGCGCTCCCAGCAGAAAAAGAAGACATCACCTTTAAACTTCAAGAAGCGCCTGTTTCTCTTGACTGTACACAAACTTTCATACTATGAATATGACTTTGAACGTGGG AGAAGAGGCAGTAAGAAAGGTTCAATAGATGTTGAGAAGATCACCTGTGTTGAAACAGTAATTCCTGAAAAAAATCCCCCACCAGAAAGACAGATTCCG AGGAGGGGTGAGGAGTCCAGTGAAATGGAACAGATTTCAATCATTGAAAGGTTCCCGTACCCATTCCAG GTTGTATATGATGAAGGACCTCTCTATGTTTTCTCCCCaactgaagagctgagaaagCGCTGGATTCACCAGCTCAAAAATG TAATCCGGTACAATAGTGACCTGGTGCAGAAATACCATCCTTGCTTCTGGATTGATGGACAGTATCTCTGCTGCTCTCAGACAGCCAAGAATGCTATGGGCTGCCAAATTTTGGAGAACAGGAATGGAA GCTTAAAACCTGGGAGTTCTCATCGAAAAACGAAAAAGCCTCTTCCCCCTACCCCAGAGGAAGATCAG ATCTTGAAAAAACCGCTCCCCCCGGAGCCAACAGCAGCACCAATCTCCACAATCGAGCTGAAAAAGGTCGTGGCCCTTTATGATTACATGCCAATGAATGCAAATGACTTACAATTGCGAAAGGGCGAGGAGTATTTTATCCTGGAGGAGAGCAACCTACCGTGGTGGCGAGCACGAGATAAAAATGG GCAGGAAGGCTACATCCCAAGTAACTACGTCACTGAAGCCGAGGACTCCATAGAGATGTATGA GTGGTATTCCAAGCACATGACTCGAAGTCAAGCTGAGCAACTGCTAAAGCAAGAG gGGAAAGAAGGAGGTTTCATTGTCAGAGACTCCAGCAAAGCTGGAAAATACACCGTGTCTGTGTTTGCTAAATCTACTGG GGAGCCTCAAGGGGTGATCCGCCATTACGTTGTGTGTTCCACACCGCAGAGCCAGTATTATCTGGCTGAGAAACACCTCTTCAGCACCATCCCTGAGCTCATTAACTACCATCAACATAACTCTGCAG GCCTCATATCCAGGCTGAAATATCCTgtgtctaaacaaaacaaaaacgcgCCTTCTACTGCAGGCCTGGGCTATG GATCATGGGAAATTGATCCAAAGGACCTCACCTTCTTGAAGGAGCTTGGGACTGGACAATTCGGTGTCGTGAAATATGGGAAATGGAGGGGCCAATATGATGTGGCCATCAAGATGATCAGAGAAGGTTCCATGTCGGAGGATGAATTCATTGAAGAAGCCAAAGTCATGAT GAATCTTTCCCATGAGAAGCTAGTGCAGTTGTATGGCGTCTGCACCAAACAGCGCCCCATCTTCATCATCACCGAGTACATGGCTAATGGCTGCCTCTTGAACTACCTGAGGGAGATGCGGCACCGcttccagacacagcagctgCTCGAGATGTGCAAAGATGTCTGTGAAGCAATGGAATACTTGGAGTCGAAGCAGTTCCTTCATAGAGACCTG GCAGCTCGAAACTGTTTGGTAAACGATCAAGGAGTTGTGAAAGTATCTGACTTTGGCCTGTCTAG GTATGTCCTTGATGATGAGTACACAAGCTCTGTAGGCTCCAAGTTTCCAGTCCGGTGGTCTCCACCAGAAGTGCTTATGTATAGCAAGTTCAGCAGCAAATCTGACATCTGGGCTTTTG GGGTTTTAATGTGGGAGATTTACTCCCTGGGGAAGATGCCGTATGAGAGATTTACTAACAGTGAGACAGCAGAACACATTGCTCAAGGCTTACGTCTCTACaggcctcatctggcatcagagAGGGTATATACCATCATGTACAGCTGCTGGCACGAG